One genomic segment of Sorex araneus isolate mSorAra2 chromosome X, mSorAra2.pri, whole genome shotgun sequence includes these proteins:
- the PIGC gene encoding phosphatidylinositol N-acetylglucosaminyltransferase subunit C, whose amino-acid sequence MYPRPVAGPKEVRWQKVLYERQPFPDNYVDRRFLEELRKNVHARRYEYWAVVFEASVVVQQLCSVCVFVVIWWYLDEGLLAPQWLFGAGLASSLLGYVLFDVLDGGEGRRRSGRTRWADLKSALVFVAFTYGFSPVLKTLTESVSTDTIYAMAALMLLGHLIFFDYGANAAIVSSTLSLNMAIFASVCLASRLPRSLHAFIMVTCAIQIFALWPMLQKKLKARTPRSYVGVTLLFALAACAGLLSISAVGAVLFALLLLAVSCLCPFYLIRLQLFKENIHGPWDEAEIKEDLSRFLS is encoded by the coding sequence atgtaCCCCCGGCCCGTGGCTGGCCCCAAGGAAGTCCGCTGGCAGAAGGTGCTGTATGAGCGCCAGCCGTTCCCGGACAACTACGTGGACCGGCGCTTCCTGGAGGAGCTGCGGAAGAACGTCCACGCCCGCCGGTACGAGTACTGGGCGGTGGTCTTCGAGGCCAGCGTGGTGGTCCAGCAGCTGTGCAGCGTGTGCGTCTTCGTGGTCATCTGGTGGTACCTGGACGAGGGGCTGCTGGCCCCGCAGTGGCTGTTCGGCGCGGGCCTGGCGTCCTCCCTGCTGGGCTACGTCCTGTTCGACGTGCTGGACGGCGGGGAAGGGCGCCGCCGGAGTGGCCGCACGCGCTGGGCCGACCTCAAGAGCGCGCTGGTCTTCGTGGCCTTCACCTACGGCTTCTCGCCGGTGCTCAAGACCCTCACTGAGTCTGTGAGCACCGACACCATCTACGCCATGGCCGCCCTCATGCTGCTCGGCCACCTCATCTTCTTCGACTACGGGGCCAACGCGGCCATCGTGTCCAGCACGCTGTCCCTGAACATGGCCATCTTCGCGTCCGTGTGCCTGGCCTCGCGCCTGCCGCGCTCGCTGCACGCCTTCATCATGGTCACCTGCGCCATCCAGATCTTCGCCCTGTGGCCCATGCTGCAGAAGAAGCTCAAGGCCCGCACGCCCCGCAGCTACGTGGGGGTCACACTGCTCTTCGCGCTGGCCGCCTGCGCCGGCCTGCTGTCCATCAGCGCCGTGGGCGCCGTCCTCTtcgcgctgctgctgctggccgtgTCCTGCCTCTGCCCCTTCTACCTCATCCGCCTGCAGCTCTTCAAGGAGAACATCCACGGGCCCTGGGACGAGGCCGAGATCAAGGAGGATCTGTCCAGGTTCCTCAGCTGA